A genomic region of Paenibacillus sp. PL2-23 contains the following coding sequences:
- the metK gene encoding methionine adenosyltransferase, whose translation MSVKGRHLFTSESVTEGHPDKICDQISDAVLDAFLEADPNARVACEVSVATGLVLVIGEISSRADFIDISSIARRTIKEIGYTRAKFGFDHSTCAVLTSLNEQSADIAQGVNAALETRDGKDMKQENEDIGAGDQGLMFGFATNETPELMPLPIALSHRIARRLSEVRKNDTLGYLRPDGKTQVTIEYVDGKPVRVDTIVVSTQHAEEISLEQIQRDVMEHVIKPVVPEEWLDAETKYFINPTGRFVIGGPQGDAGLTGRKIIVDTYGGYARHGGGAFSGKDPTKVDRSAAYAARYVAKNIVAAGLADKCEIQLAYAIGVAKPVSVNVDTYGTGKVSEEKLVELITNNFDLRPAGIIKMLDLRRPIYAKTAAYGHFGRTDIDLPWERVDKAELLKSGAGL comes from the coding sequence ATGTCGGTTAAAGGACGCCATTTATTCACATCGGAATCAGTTACGGAAGGACATCCGGATAAGATTTGTGACCAAATCTCGGACGCCGTACTGGACGCATTCCTGGAAGCAGACCCTAATGCGCGCGTAGCGTGCGAGGTTTCGGTAGCGACAGGTCTTGTGCTTGTCATTGGAGAAATCAGCAGCCGCGCGGATTTTATTGATATTTCATCCATTGCGCGTCGCACAATCAAGGAGATCGGCTATACACGCGCGAAGTTCGGCTTCGACCACAGCACGTGTGCGGTTCTGACGTCGCTGAACGAGCAATCCGCGGATATCGCGCAAGGCGTGAACGCGGCTCTCGAGACGCGCGACGGCAAGGACATGAAGCAAGAGAACGAAGACATCGGCGCAGGCGACCAAGGCCTGATGTTCGGCTTCGCGACGAACGAGACACCGGAGCTTATGCCTCTGCCAATCGCCCTGTCGCACCGCATTGCACGCCGCTTGTCCGAGGTGCGCAAGAACGATACGCTTGGCTACCTCCGTCCGGACGGCAAGACGCAAGTAACGATTGAATACGTGGACGGCAAGCCTGTACGCGTAGACACTATCGTGGTATCCACTCAGCATGCGGAAGAAATCTCGCTGGAGCAAATCCAACGCGACGTCATGGAGCATGTCATTAAGCCGGTTGTACCGGAAGAGTGGCTGGATGCGGAGACCAAATATTTTATCAACCCAACTGGCCGTTTCGTTATTGGCGGTCCTCAAGGTGATGCCGGTCTGACTGGCCGCAAAATCATCGTAGATACTTACGGCGGCTATGCTCGCCATGGCGGCGGCGCGTTCTCCGGCAAGGATCCAACAAAGGTTGACCGTTCTGCAGCTTACGCGGCTCGCTATGTAGCCAAAAACATTGTTGCAGCCGGTCTGGCTGACAAATGCGAAATCCAGCTCGCTTACGCAATCGGCGTAGCGAAGCCGGTATCCGTCAACGTCGACACATACGGCACGGGTAAAGTGTCCGAGGAGAAGCTGGTCGAGCTGATCACGAACAACTTCGATCTTCGTCCTGCTGGCATCATTAAGATGCTGGACCTTCGCCGTCCTATCTACGCGAAGACTGCCGCTTACGGTCACTTCGGCCGTACCGACATCGATCTTCCTTGGGAGCGCGTAGACAAGGCTGAGCTGCTGAAATCCGGCGCAGGTCTATAA
- a CDS encoding alpha/beta-type small acid-soluble spore protein — MSRSNKVVVPTCKAALDQMKYEIAAEFGLMTPSYSAGSADTEFAGELGAAPSSGAGRVHWSDISTRQAGSVGGEITKRLIAQAESVLGGGFTL, encoded by the coding sequence ATGAGTCGTTCCAATAAAGTCGTTGTTCCCACTTGCAAGGCTGCCCTTGATCAAATGAAATATGAAATTGCTGCGGAGTTTGGCTTAATGACGCCAAGCTATTCGGCAGGCTCTGCGGATACGGAATTTGCAGGCGAGCTTGGAGCAGCTCCAAGCAGCGGCGCGGGCCGTGTGCATTGGTCGGACATTTCGACACGTCAAGCGGGATCGGTCGGAGGCGAGATTACGAAACGCTTGATCGCGCAGGCAGAATCCGTGCTGGGCGGCGGGTTTACCCTATAA